From the Marinitoga litoralis genome, the window GAAGCTATTGAGTATATGGAATTTAATTTAGGAAAAATTTTTGATCCAGTTTTAGGTAAATCATTTATAGAATTTATTAAAGAATTTTTATCAAAAGAGGAATTTATATAATAAAAGCAGCCTGATGGCTGCTTTTTATATTTTCCATATTTATATATAATATTCAACTTTTTCAAAATTTGAATCTGACTCTTTTGCAATTATTTCGCCATATAACGGACCTGCTGATATCCTATTTATTTTTACTTTTACAAATTTACCCACAAAATCATCATTACTTTCAAATATAACTACCTTATTATTTATTGTTCTACCTATATACGCTCCAGATTTAGTTTTATTTTCTTGAATAACCAAAACTGTTTTATCTAAATATTTTTCATTTTCTTCATGATTTATTTGCTTTTGAATATTCATTAAATATTGAAATCTTTTATTTTTTACTCTTTTTGGAATATCGTCTTCATAATACTTAGCTGATATTGTGCCTTCTCTTGGAGAATATTCTGCTATATTTAACCTTTCATATCTAGCTTTTTTTACCAAATCCACTGTTTCCATAAAATCTTCATCTGTTTCCCCTGGAAATCCAACTATAATATCGCCTGATATAGTTACATTTTCAACTTTATCTTTTATTTTTTTCAACAAATCTAAATAAAATTCTTTTGTATATCTTCTATTCATTTTTCTCAATATGTTATTACTTCCTGCTTGAACTGGTAAATGGAAATTTTTAGCTGCTTTTGGATTTTTACTAATTTCATCTATTAAATCATCTGTTATATCAGTTGGATAAGAAGTTAAGAACCATATCCTTTTTATCGATTCAAATTTTGCTGCTTCCCTTATTAATATATCTAATTTAGGTTTTCCATCTCCAAAATCTTTCCCATACGAATCAACATTTTGTCCTAAAAAAGTTATTTCTCTATAACCATTATCATTATAGTATTTTACTTCTTTTATAATATCTTCTATGGGTCTGCTTTTTTCAAAACTTCTAGTATAAGGTACTATACAATATGTACAATATTTATTACATCCATATATAATATTTATCCATCCATGATGTTTACTATATGGGTGTTTTGGTAAATCTGCTGTTATATTCTCAAACTTATCTGAAAAATCTGAAAATCTCTTTCCTTCTTTTGCTTTTTTATAGAATTCATTTATTTCCATATAATTTCTTGTACCAAAAACGAAATTTACACCATGAAATCTATTCAATATGTTTTTTCTTTCCTTTTCTGCTACACATCCACCTACAGCAATTACTAAGTTTTCATTTTTTTTCTTTAATTTTTCATAATATCCTATAGCTCCATATAACTTATGTTCAGCTTTTTCTCTAACAGCACAACTATTTAAGATTATAAAATCTGCTTCTTGTGGATTTTCTGTCCATTCGAAGCCTTCTTTTTCTAATACACCTGTCATAATTTCTGATTCATTTACATTCATTTGACATCCAAATGTCTTTATGTAAAATTTCACTTTTTCACCTCCAAATTTTAATAAAATCCCGGAGAAAATCCCCGGGATAATTTATATATTTAATTATTCTTCATCTTCTTCAACGATTTCTCCATATTTTTCTTCAGCTTCAACTTTTGCTTTTGTAACTTCTTCAACATCATCTTCAATTACTTCGGTTTCTTCTGGAATTTCTTCACCCATTCTTCCTTCTCTTCCTTCGATGTATGCATCTGCAATTTTAGAAGCAATTAATTTAATTGCTCTTATAGCATCATCATTACCAGGAATTACAATATCGATTGGATCAGGATCACAATTTGTATCTACTAAAGCAATTATAGGAATTCCTAACATATTTGCTTCAGCTATAGCTATTTGTTCTTTTCTAGGATCAATTAAGAAAATAAAATCAGGAATTCTTTTCATTCCTCTTAAACCACCAAGGTTTTTATTCAACTTGTCATATACTTTCTTAATTCTACTTTGTTCCTTCTTTGGTAATTTTTCAAATTCTTCTGAATTTACAAATTCATCTAATTCTTCTAATTTTTTAATTCTTTTTTTGATAGTTGGGAAATTTGTTAATAAACCACCTAACCATCTGTTATTTACATAGTAAGCTCCAGCTCTTTTTGCTTCTTCTTCAATAATTTGTTGTGCTTGTTTTTTTGTTCCAACAAATAATATAACTTTTCCTTCTGAAGCTTGTTCTCTAACAAATTCATATGCTTCTTCTACTGCTTTTAATGACTTTTGTAAGTCGATAATGTAAATACCTTTTCTTTCTGTGAAAATATAAGGTTTCATTTTTGGGTTCCATCTTCTTGTTCTATGACCAAAATGAACCCCAGCTTCTAAAAGTTGTTTCATGCTAATAACTGACATCCTACTACACCTCCAGATTTTGGTTTTCACCTCCACCGCCTTACGTTTCCGACCTTTTAGGCACCGAGGAAACTACTAACGGTGTGTGAGGTTATATATTAATTTCTTTTGATTCATTCCATAATCCTTCTAAATCATAAAATTCTCTTGCTCTTTCAGAAAATAAATGAACTATTATACTTCCGCCATCAACTATTAACCATTCATAACCTTTATCTTTGTCATAATATAATAATTCATGATTTTTTTCTTTAAATTTATCAACTACTGCTTCTTTTAATGCATTTAAATGTGTGTCTGAATTACCTGTTGCTATAATAAAATAATCCACCAATAACGGGGTATTTTTCATATCTAAGATTTTTATATTAATAGCATCTTTTTCATCTAATATATTATATAATTCTTTAGCTAATTCAAAAATTTCCTCTTCTGATTTTATCTTCACTAATTTTCACCTCCATTACTCTACTGTTACACTTTTCGCCAAATTTCTTGGTTTATCAGGATCTAAATTTCTCAATACGGCTACATTATATGCAAACATTTGTATTATAGGAGCCATTACTAAAGGATATAATGCTTCATGTGTTTTTGGAACAAATATATATTCATTTGTTAATTCTTCTATTTCTTTATTTCCTTTTGTTGTTAAAGCTATAATATTTGCATTTCTAGCTTTTGATTCCATTAAGTTTGATTTCATTTTTTCATATAATGAGTCTTTAGGTATTATTGCAAATACAGGGAACTGTTCATCTAATAAAGCTATAGGTCCATGTTTTAATTCTCCTGCTTGATAACCTGCAGCATGTATATAACTTATTTCTTTTAATTTCAATGCGCCTTCTAATGCAGTTGGGAATCCAAATCCTCTTCCTATATACATCATATGTTGATAATTAACATATTCTCTTGCTAATTCTTTTGTTTTTTCATTTAGTTTTAATACTTCTTTATATATTTCTGGCATTTCTTCTATACCTTTTAATATATCTATTATTTCTTCATTTATTCCTTGAGTTAATTCAATTATTTTTGCACCTACTGCGTATAATATAGCTATTTGTGCAGTAAATGTTTTAGTTGCAGCAACTCCAATTTCAGGACCTGTATTCATATAAATTGCACCATGTGATTCTCTAGGAATAGTAGATCCAAATACATTACTTATTGCAATTACTTTTGCACCTTTTTCTTTTGCAATTCTTATACCTTCTAAAGTGTCTATAGTTTCCCCAGATTGTGAAATTGCTAATACTAATGTATTTTCATCAACATGTGGATTCATATATCTAAATTCTGAAGCTACTTCTATATCAACATCTATTTTTGAATATCTATTCATAAAATATTTAAAAGTTAATCCAGCATGATAACTTGTTCCACATGCTACTATATATATTTTCTTCAATTTATTCGATATAAATTCAGTTAAATCTTCTAATTCCAATAATAAAGGTTTTCCATCTTTTATCCTTCCTGCTATAGCCGCTTTTAATGCTTCAGGTTGTTCATTTATTTCCTTTAACATAAAATGATCATATCCGCCTTTTTCTGCGGCTTGTTCATCCCAATCTATATGCACGGAATTTTTTTCTATCTTTTCTCCATTAATATTATAAAACTCTATTTTTCCTGGTTGAAGTAAGGCAATTTCATTATCATCCATAAAATATACATCTTTTGTATATTTTATTATTGGAGTTATATCAGAAGCTAAAAATGCATATTCATTATTATACGCTACTACTAAAGGACTACCTTTTCTCACTGAGACTATTCTATTTTCTCCTGTATGTATAACACCAATTGCATATGCTCCATCTAATCTTTTTATTGCCTTAAGTACCGCATCAAATAAATCTCCATTATAGTATTCTTCAACTAAATGAGCTATTACTTCTGTATCTGTTTCAGATTTAAAAATATGTCCTTTTTCTTTTAATTCTTCACGTAATTCCTGGAAATTTTCTATTATTCCATTATGTACCAATGCTATCTTACCAGTACAATCTGTATGTGGATGAGCATTTATATCTGTTACTCCTCCATGAGTTGCCCATCTTGTATGTGCTATACCTACTTTTATCTTTTCTTCTAACTTATCATTTAATTCATTTTGTAAATTAACTATCTTACCAACACTTTTCACCAATTCAATATGATTATTTTTTGAAAACGCAATCCCCGCAGAGTCATATCCCCTATATTCTAATTTTTTTAAGCCTAATACGATGTCTTTTACTTTTATGTCTTCTTTCCCGACTACTCCCACAATTCCACACATTATATTATCCTCCTTTACAACATTTCCTTTATCTTATCAACTATTTTTTCTTTTACTGCTTTATTTGCAACTAATAATGCATTTGCAATTGCTTCGCTATCAGAAGAACCATGTGCTTTTATTAATATTCCATTTATTCCTAGGAAGAATGTTCCACCATATTGTCTATAGTCTAAACTAGACTTTAAACCTTTTAAAGCATTCTTCATTAATAATGCTCCAATTTTGGTTAAAATATTTCCATTAGTAACTTTTTCTTTTAACTCTGAAAGAATATAATATGCAGTACCTTCAATTGTTTTAAGCATATTATTTCCAGTAAATCCATCTGTTACAATAACATCAATATTTTTCTCAAAAATATCTCTGCCTTCTACAAATCCAGCATAATCTATATTATTATCTTGAGACAAATATTCCGCTGCTTCTTTTACTAATTTCGTTCCCTTAGTTTCTTCGGTTCCTATATTTAATATATGAACTTTAGGATTTTCAATACCTAAA encodes:
- the miaB gene encoding tRNA (N6-isopentenyl adenosine(37)-C2)-methylthiotransferase MiaB; the encoded protein is MKFYIKTFGCQMNVNESEIMTGVLEKEGFEWTENPQEADFIILNSCAVREKAEHKLYGAIGYYEKLKKKNENLVIAVGGCVAEKERKNILNRFHGVNFVFGTRNYMEINEFYKKAKEGKRFSDFSDKFENITADLPKHPYSKHHGWINIIYGCNKYCTYCIVPYTRSFEKSRPIEDIIKEVKYYNDNGYREITFLGQNVDSYGKDFGDGKPKLDILIREAAKFESIKRIWFLTSYPTDITDDLIDEISKNPKAAKNFHLPVQAGSNNILRKMNRRYTKEFYLDLLKKIKDKVENVTISGDIIVGFPGETDEDFMETVDLVKKARYERLNIAEYSPREGTISAKYYEDDIPKRVKNKRFQYLMNIQKQINHEENEKYLDKTVLVIQENKTKSGAYIGRTINNKVVIFESNDDFVGKFVKVKINRISAGPLYGEIIAKESDSNFEKVEYYI
- the rpsB gene encoding 30S ribosomal protein S2 translates to MSVISMKQLLEAGVHFGHRTRRWNPKMKPYIFTERKGIYIIDLQKSLKAVEEAYEFVREQASEGKVILFVGTKKQAQQIIEEEAKRAGAYYVNNRWLGGLLTNFPTIKKRIKKLEELDEFVNSEEFEKLPKKEQSRIKKVYDKLNKNLGGLRGMKRIPDFIFLIDPRKEQIAIAEANMLGIPIIALVDTNCDPDPIDIVIPGNDDAIRAIKLIASKIADAYIEGREGRMGEEIPEETEVIEDDVEEVTKAKVEAEEKYGEIVEEDEE
- the rsfS gene encoding ribosome silencing factor, encoding MKIKSEEEIFELAKELYNILDEKDAINIKILDMKNTPLLVDYFIIATGNSDTHLNALKEAVVDKFKEKNHELLYYDKDKGYEWLIVDGGSIIVHLFSERAREFYDLEGLWNESKEINI
- the glmS gene encoding glutamine--fructose-6-phosphate transaminase (isomerizing); translation: MCGIVGVVGKEDIKVKDIVLGLKKLEYRGYDSAGIAFSKNNHIELVKSVGKIVNLQNELNDKLEEKIKVGIAHTRWATHGGVTDINAHPHTDCTGKIALVHNGIIENFQELREELKEKGHIFKSETDTEVIAHLVEEYYNGDLFDAVLKAIKRLDGAYAIGVIHTGENRIVSVRKGSPLVVAYNNEYAFLASDITPIIKYTKDVYFMDDNEIALLQPGKIEFYNINGEKIEKNSVHIDWDEQAAEKGGYDHFMLKEINEQPEALKAAIAGRIKDGKPLLLELEDLTEFISNKLKKIYIVACGTSYHAGLTFKYFMNRYSKIDVDIEVASEFRYMNPHVDENTLVLAISQSGETIDTLEGIRIAKEKGAKVIAISNVFGSTIPRESHGAIYMNTGPEIGVAATKTFTAQIAILYAVGAKIIELTQGINEEIIDILKGIEEMPEIYKEVLKLNEKTKELAREYVNYQHMMYIGRGFGFPTALEGALKLKEISYIHAAGYQAGELKHGPIALLDEQFPVFAIIPKDSLYEKMKSNLMESKARNANIIALTTKGNKEIEELTNEYIFVPKTHEALYPLVMAPIIQMFAYNVAVLRNLDPDKPRNLAKSVTVE